A section of the Acipenser ruthenus chromosome 39, fAciRut3.2 maternal haplotype, whole genome shotgun sequence genome encodes:
- the LOC117397117 gene encoding uncharacterized protein LOC117397117, which yields MCKTMNRQMEASMNSLVTRYWFLLILGCLPGFSDPVILSENIQGQCLTDTLLIQITKPFLDLYSVDISVRDDQGSAHLLEPSLNAKCGYKLKKNYKGDLNLLVSLMACHLYLEGERVLLTIEVEYEQLRNSSVSGADVFSFTCVQKELAVKRKVFCEEEYIEVSLKVDIPFQAGLHHAQDQEGPWFFEVHYPDGSLINVDQPWILRNGFGLNISSYYGWITLRVPHSSPIIGKKDVFDYQSLTYTMMAKHEELLIGLRYDLSAVCPEVQVRCAGADVTVSVPIVRTPASGETVDLVFGIQVDGITVSQTDMDERGFLLQHSAQEVTVTYPKKNNVEYKLEEEMVYRNQLSLVHMWRDQADRSNNLVVIYLPVDSCHPDDLNPEFTVTGNEMGFNITYGPIPLDYIVSSISIDGTISYSLADIAAQGANVTMIKDVNFQYVNVFAKYGTPVVPRKYIGGTSSQYSTTPSFLFLNSERTEETVKETETHTYNRSDVVFPVLHGSCGDERICFNVSKGNAEEFWRFYVWEVPVLTSQRGYIYRDHGANFWLCVGIQSPDLLHRSVTADSRVMALAVSFRDSVMGKTVVKAEQLCTFLTGGELVCTATGEMKARALRISASPAVDLHSLSLRDPRCGPSEVTDNLTSFEFTVNTCGTTKEVHGDYVVYDNEISSKVTANDNTTRHTPYKVTLLCQYLQTDQLSLELFSKYKQSLPKPALGQGEFKLSLDIMRDPGYTTPYPKEEFPITKLLRDPLFVEVSVLSDDPGIELFLKDCWGTLGADPSSTLMWPVIKDSCEFKGDKYKTVFHQVKPTRRVQLPGHYKRFDVKMFTFVDMQSKQLLDKEIYFHCAVIICDAQALSSDQACSGACIPGKQRKGRGAWSLGVQHGVVSSGGISLQSSADAATSLLDPDTPSWLIIVSATGLLACLAFMVYAYWRLKLKKRNSNKPATT from the exons ATGTGCAAGACTATGAATCGGCAGATGGAGGCCAGCATGAATTCTTTAGTGACGCGATACTG GTTTCTTTTAATTCTTGGCTGTCTACCTGGTTTCTCCGACCCCGTCATCCTTTCTG AAAACATTCAAGGACAGTGCTTGACTGACACCCTTCTGATCCAGATCACGAAGCCATTCCTAGATCTTTACAGCGTGGACATTTCTGTTAGAG ATGACCAAGGTTCGGCCCATCTGTTGGAGCCCTCCCTGAATGCCAAGTGTGGTTACAAGCTCAAGAAGAACTATAAAGGGGATTTAAACCTCCTGGTTTCACTGATGGCCTGCCACTTGTATTTGGAG GGTGAGCGGGTGCTGCTGACGATCGAAGTGGAGTACGAGCAGCTGAGGAACTCCTCCGTGTCGGGAGCAGACGTGTTCTCCTTCACCTGTGTGCAGAAGGAGCTGGCGGTGAAGAGGAAAGTGTTCTGCGAGGAGGAGTATATTGAG GTGTCCCTGAAGGTTGACATTCCTTTCCAGGCTGGTCTG CATCATGCTCAGGACCAGGAGGGCCCTTGGTTTTTTGAAGTCCATTATCCGGACGGGAGTCTGATCAACGTGGACCAGCCTTGGATATTGAGGAACGGCTTTGGTCTGAACATCAGCAGCTATTACGGCTGGATCACCCTGAGAGTTCCCCACAGCAGCCCGATCATCGGAAAAAAG GATGTCTTTGACTATCAATCCTTGACGTACACCATGATGGCAAAGCATGAGGAACTTCTCATCGGGCTGCGCTACGACTTGAGCGCCGTCTGTCCAGAAG TTCAGGTCCGCTGTGCAGGAGCCGACGTTACCGTGTCCGTGCCCATCGTGCGGACCCCCGCCAGCGGAGAAACGGTAGACCTCGTCTTCGGCATTCAGGTCGACGGGATCACTGTTTCTCAGACGGACATGGACGAGAGAGGCTTTCTGTTGCAGCACAGTGCCCAAGAGGTCACTGTGACCTACCCCAAAAAGAACAATGTTGAATACAAACTG GAGGAGGAAATGGTCTACAGAAACCAGCTGAGTTTGGTGCACATGTGGAGGGACCAGGCTGACCGGAGCAATAACCTTGTGGTGATCTACCTTCCAGTGGACTCGTGTCACCCCGACGACCTGAATCCAGAGTTCACAG TAACCGGTAATGAGATGGGATTCAACATCACCTATGGCCCGATACCTCTGGATTATATAGTCTCCAGCATTTCAATCGATGGCACCATCAGCTATTCACTCGCGGACATCGCAGCGCAGGGTGCCAATGTTACCATGATAAAAGATGTGAACTTCCAGTACGTCAATGTCTTTGCCAAGTATGGCACACCGGTGGTGCCACGCAAG TACATTGGAGGGACCAGCTCTCAGTActcaaccactccctcgtttctGTTTCTCAATTCCGAGAGGACAGAGGAGACTGTGAAAGAAACGGAGACGCATACCTATAACCGCTCGGATGTTG tgTTTCCTGTTCTGCATGGGAGCTGCGGCGACGAGCGGATTTGCTTCAATGTGAGCAAAGGAAACGCAGAGGAGTTCTGGCGCTTCTATGTGTGGGAGGTCCCTGTTCTCACCTCCCAGAGGGGCTACATCTACCGAGACCACGGCGCCAACTTCTGGCTCTGTGTGGGCATCCAGTCCCCCGACCTCCTCCACCGG AGTGTTACTGCAGATTCCAGGGTGATGGCGCTGGCAGTTTCTTTTCGTGACTCTGTGATGGGGAAGACTGTTGTGAAGGCAGAGCAGCTGTGCACCTTCCTCACCGGGGGAGAGCTGG TTTGCACAGCGACGGGTGAAATGAAGGCGCGCGCTCTCAGGATCTCTGCGTCTCCAGCAGTGGATCTGCACAGCCTGTCTCTCCGGGACCCTCGCTGCGGCCCCTCCGAGGTCACAGACAACCTGACCTCCTTTGAGTTCACAGTCAATACCTGCGGGACCACCAAGGAG GTTCATGGGGATTATGTTGTCTATGACAATGAGATTTCAAGTAAAGTAACGGCGAATGACAATACCACCAGACACACTCCGTACAA GGTGACTCTGCTGTGCCAGTATCTGCAGACAGACCAGCTGTCTCTGGAGCTGTTCAGTAAATACAAGCAGAGCCTCCCTAAACCAGCCCTGGGACAGGGGGAGTTCAAGCTCTCCCTGGATATTATGAGAG ACCCTGGCTACACTACACCATACCCCAAGGAGGAGTTCCCCATCACCAAGCTCCTGCGGGACCCCCTGTTTGTGGAGGTCTCTGTGCTTAGTGATGACCCTGGGATTGAGCTCTTTCTCAAGGACTGTTGGGGGACCCTGGGAGCCGACCCCTCAAGCACCCTCATGTGGCCAGTGATCAAGGACAG CTGTGAGTTTAAAGGAGACAAGTACAAGACTGTGTTCCACCAGGTGAAGCCCACAAGGAGAGTACAGCTCCCGGGACACTACAAGCGCTTCGATGTGAAGATGTTCACCTTCGTAGACATGCAGTCCAAACAGCTCCTGGACAAGGAG ATCTATTTCCACTGTGCCGTGATCATATGTGATGCCCAAGCGCTGAGTTCTGACCAGGCTTGCTCAGGAGCCTGTATACCTGGCAAGCAGAGGAAAG
- the LOC131707210 gene encoding otoancorin-like translates to MGQSALFVLNSALMFSFCLMMSSADISTIDPATTAAAATPSATADAEPATTATDKSATTATAISATTATAISATTVNAKPATTVNAKPTTTVNAKPATTATAISATTVNAKPATTVNAKPATTVNAKSTTTATAKSATTATAKPATTVNAKSTPAATSGPKPNPTTTIPGPKKCTEWEAELATKLAASADITPFLSANTDKLPSLSESCVKTFSNTTNKANLMKLMAELDKVYDILDAGSRHAVFLWIEQLNPKPANGSSWMTVEQLALLDRFLLQAPLSSLKTLADMESSPLCAFFNSSNELWRSLYDLNPAQANVFFTGLKKCSIDVAKAANIAKLGQLACLYPVDANLLEDSSRNKLLELLKNCKGDVKNVYQKLTKSMNVMSFNSSQLGELGDAAAGLGMKQLASLSKEAVVGSLSTLSKIEGFSKSQKEALLKAAGVADIISKGNVASLGKLASALDSSALGSIPAAALATAFADSSFAASTAAMEPLQKKSLVLSFLKTKSANEALSILPPALITEMTTKKLQEASALSTELLGKMPWNKGQALVVMAKAFSNLKTTEDFKKLGRAAQGITCEQITGMAVDSLEALSASDSLSRDQIRCASTAYFKTAKSFTTITSDEISKIPSNYLLYLKSFKDVEAVPTANCTFVVSVFAKAEHRLLGKSSKRREEVLNYIKTCMSFNSTDKLTANQVNQLGNVLCMFGPAEIDKLSNNNLKEAVDQLRGCGKFEGDVKASLRTKIIDTYGAFETWTFDTVNELQTLASLFNESEINKLSASVDLKETLKSILSQVKEPEGFVPADVNFTPDVTSLKSSFGKIVINLFFKVSRRKRALTCSGITIPTKDLILELGSSSSALTVDQLGCLSNDTFKETVDILGDITAFPMEKLTALKTVALMAYPTPTNNDIAGLKRITVAFTAAEINTYFATPNIDALAAIGKYQDWSSDATVAATAKQIVENFLKSNASNTLLSKDLLALGYLLCAFTPEQIAAVSAAEYSSAASNIGKLKCSLPVLTALKNKAVEAFGAPSAWTTVQMQDIGTLTAALTSAEFSAISKEKMSYITPEAVSLIPPAVFQTLTIDQLRFLGTENLAAVSSQQKASLDTTKALALNENSGATVTPTSAPLTSASASLACESPLAAAIALALTLLALSH, encoded by the exons ATGGGCCAGTCCGCTCTTTTTGTGCTCAACTCTGCGCTCATGTTCTCATTTTGCCTGATGATGTCATCAGCGG ATATATCTACTATTGACCCTGCAACTACTGCTGCAGCTGCTACCCCTTCAGCAACTGCAGATGCTGAACCTGCAACAACAGCTACTGATAAATCTGCAACTACAGCTACTGCTATATCTGCAACTACAGCGACTGCTATATCTGCAACTACAGTGAATGCTAAACCTGCAACTACAGTGAATGCTAAACCTACAACTACAGTGAATGCTAAACCTGCAACTACAGCTACTGCTATATCTGCAACTACAGTGAATGCTAAACCTGCAACTACAGTGAATGCTAAACCTGCAACTACAGTGAATGCTAAATCTACAACTACAGCTACTGCTAAATCTGCAACTACAGCGACTGCTAAACCTGCAACTACAGTGAATGCTAAATCTACACCCGCTGCTACCTCTGGCCCTAAACCCAACCCTACCACTACAATACCTG GTCCTAAAAAATGCACAGAATGGGAAGCTGAACTAGCAACCAAGCTGGCTGCATCAGCAGATATCACGCCTTTCCTCTCGGCCAACACAGACAAGCTCCCTTCCCTCTCTGAATCCTGTGTGAAGACATTCAGCAATACAACCAACAAGGCCAATTTAATGAAACT AATGGCTGAACTGGACAAAGTGTATGATATCCTTGACGCTGGCTCCAGACACGCTGTGTTCCTGTGGATAGAGCAACTGAATCCGAAACCAG CCAATGGGAGCAGTTGGATGACTGTGGAGCAGTTGGCTTTGCTGGACCGTTTTCTTCTGCAGGCCCCTCTTTCCTCCTTGAAGACTCTGGCAGACATGGAAAGCAGTCCC CTCTGTGCTTTCTTTAACTCTTCCAATGAACTCTGGAGAAGTCTCTACGACCTAAACCCTGCACAAGCTAATGTCTTTTTCACTGGGCTCAAGAAATGCAGCATTGATGTAGCAAAGGCAGCAAATATTGCAAA ACTTGGGCAGCTGGCTTGTCTCTATCCAGTAGATGCCAACCTGCTAGAAGATAGTTCGAGGAACAAATTATTGGAATTGCTGAAGAACTGCAAAGGGGATGTGAAAAAC GTGTACCAGAAACTAACGAAGTCAATGAACGTCATGAGCTTCAACTCCTCTCAGCTGGGTGAGCTGGGAGATGCAGCAGCTGGCTTGGGGATGAAACAGTTAGCCAGCCTCAGCAAAGAGGCTGTGGTGGGATCGCTGAGTACACTTTCCAAAATAGAAGGCTTTTCAAAATCCCAGAAGGAAGCCCTGCTAAAGGCTGCTGGAGTAGCCGATATT ATTAGCAAAGGGAACGTTGCAAGTTTGGGAAAGCTGGCCAGTGCTTTGGACTCCAGTGCTCTAGGAAGTATCCCAGCCGCAGCTCTTGCGACTGCCTTTGCAGACTCCAGTTTTGCAGCTTCAACAGCAGCCATGGAGCCACTCCAGAAGAAATCGCTTGTGCTTTCA TTCTTGAAAACGAAGTCTGCCAATGAAGCTCTGTCCATTCTCCCTCCTGCACTGATCACAGAAATGACGACTAAAAAGCTGCAAGAAGCAAGTGCGCTTAGCACCGAGTTGCTTGGGAAAATGCCATGGAACAAGGGGCAG GCTTTGGTTGTCATGGCAAAGGCGTTCTCGAATCTGAAGACCACTGAGGACTTCAA GAAACTTGGACGCGCTGCACAAGGTATAACATGTGAACAAATAACTGGCATGGCAGTAGATAGCCTGGAAGCCCTATCTGCCAGCGACTCTCTTTCTCGTGATCAG ATCCGCTGTGCCAGTACTGCTTATTTTAAGACAGCTAAATCATTCACCACCATAACTTCGGATGAAATCAGCAAAATTCCCTCCAATTATCTACTCTACCTAAA GTCCTTTAAGGATGTAGAGGCTGTACCAACAGCCAACTGCACTTTTGTCGTCTCAGTCTTTGCTAAGGCTGAGCATAGACTCCTGGGTAAGAGCTCAAAGAGAAGGGAAGAAGTTCTCAACTACATCAAGACCTGCATG AGCTTCAATTCTACTGACAAGCTGACCGCCAACCAAGTCAACCAGCTTGGGAACGTACTCTGCATGTTTGGCCCAGCGGAGATTGATAAGCTGAGCAACAACAATTTGAAGGAGGCTGTAGATCAGCTGAGAGGATGTGGCAAGTTTGAAGGAGACGTGAAGGCTTCCCTTCGCACCAAGATCATTGACACATACGG GGCTTTCGAAACCTGGACCTTTGATACCGTGAACGAGCTGCAGACCCTTGCCTCTCTGTTTAATGAGAGTGAGATTAACAAGTTATCTGCGTCT GTTGACCTGAAAGAAACCCTGAAAAGCATTCTGTCTCAGGTGAAGGAACCGGAGGGGTTTGTACCTGCAGATGTGAACTTCACTCCTGACGTGACAAGTCTGAAGAGCTCATTCGGCAAAATagtgattaatttatttttcaaggtTAGCAGGAGAAAGAGAG CCCTCACATGCTCTGGCATTACCATCCCCACAAAGGACCTCATCCTGGAGCTGGGCAGTTCAAGCAGCGCCCTCACTGTTGACCAGCTGGGGTGCTTGTCCAATGACACGTTTAAGGAGACTGTCGATATCCTGGGGGATATCACTGCGTTTCCTATGGAGAAGCTGACTGCCTTGAAGACTGTGGCCCTAATG GCGTACCCCACACCCACCAACAATGACATTGCTGGGCTAAAGAGAATCACGGTGGCTTTCACAGCAGCTGAGATCAACACTTACTTTGCAACTCCAAATATCGATGCGCTGGCAGCAATCGGAAAGTACCAGGATTGGAGCAGTGAC GCAACAGTGGCAGCTACGGCTAAGCAGATTGTTGAGAACTTCCTGAAATCCAATGCGTCGAACACCTTGCTCAGCAAAGATCTGTTGGCGCTGGGCTACCTCCTGTGCGCTTTCACCCCTGAGCAGATAGCAGCCGTTTCTGCTGCAGAGTACAG CTCCGCTGCAAGTAATATTGGAAAGCTGAAGTGTTCCCTGCCAGTCCTGACAGCGTTAAAGAACAAAGCTGTGGAAGCCTTCGGAGCTCCCAGCGCCTGGACCACGGTTCAAATGCAAGACATCGGAACCCTAACAG CTGCGCTAACCAGTGCTGAATTTAGTGCCATCAGCAAAGAGAAGATGTCATACATTACACCTGAGGCTGTGTCCCTTATTCCTCCTGCTGTGTTTCAA ACCCTGACCATTGACCAACTGAGATTTCTTGGCACTGAAAACTTAGCTGCTGTGTCATCTCAACAAAAGGCATCGCTGGACACGACCAAAGCACTTGCTTTGAACGAGAACTCTGGAGCTACGGTTACCCCTACCTCTGCCCCTTTGACGTCAG CGAGTGCCTCTCTGGCTTGTGAGAGCCCCCTGGCGGCAGCCATTGCTCTGGCTCTGACTCTGCTGGCTCTTTCACACTAG